The proteins below come from a single Zonotrichia leucophrys gambelii isolate GWCS_2022_RI chromosome 3, RI_Zleu_2.0, whole genome shotgun sequence genomic window:
- the LOC135445756 gene encoding cytochrome P450 1B1 isoform X2, which translates to MALERLGEALRGIPPLQSSLLLLLCLLAAIHLGKLLLQHQQRRRQGQRRAPPGPFPWPLIGNAAQLGSAPHLSFARLASTYGAVFQLRLGRWPVVVLNGERAIRQALVRQGAAFAGRPPFPSFQLVSGGLSLAFGGYSELWKLHRRAAHATVRAFSTGSPATRRLLERHLVGEARALVALLVRGSAGGAFLDPSRVLVVAVANVMSALCFGRRYSHGDGEFLRIVGRNEQFGRAVGAGSLVDALPWLQRFPSPVRAAYRAFRDLNRDFYGFVRGKFLQHQRSLRPGAAPRDMMDAFIRLQREQPRLQLEHVPATVTDIFGASQDTLSTALQWLLIFLIRYPKVQAKMQEEVDRIVGRDRLPCVEDQPHLPYIMAFLYESMRFSSFVPVTIPHATTTNTFIMGYLIPKDTVIFVNQWSVNHDPAKWSNPEDFDPTRFLDENGFINKDLTSSVMIFSLGKRRCIGEELSKVQLFLFTSILVHQCNFTANPNEDPKMDFTYGLTIKPKPFTLNVTLRDTMDLLDQAVQRLQAEKAASESQLSANA; encoded by the exons ATGGCCCTCGAGAGGCTCGGGGAAGCGCTGCGCGGCATCCCCCCGTTGCAaagctccctcctgctcctgctctgcctgctcgCCGCCATCCACCTGGGcaagctcctcctgcagcatcagcagcGCCGGCGGCAGGGCCAGCGCCGGGCGCCGccgggccctttcccctggccCCTGATCGGCAACGCGGCGCAGCTGGGCAGCGCCCCGCACCTCTCCTTCGCCCGGCTGGCCAGCACCTACGGCGCCGTGTTCCAGCTGCGCCTGGGGCGCTGGCCCGTGGTGGTGCTGAACGGCGAGCGCGCCATCCGCCAGGCCCTCGTCCGCCAGGGGGCCGCCTTCGCGGGCCGCCCGCCCTTCCCGTCCTTTCAGCTGGTGTCGGGCGGGCTCAGCCTGGCCTTCGGCGGATACTCGGAGCTCTGGAAGCTGCACCGGCGGGCGGCGCACGCCACGGTGCGCGCCTTCTCCACGGGCAGCCCCGCCACCCGCCGCCTGCTGGAGCGGCACCTGGTGGGCGAGGCGCGGGCGCTGGTGGCGCTGCTGGTGCGCGGCAGCGCCGGCGGCGCCTTCCTCGACCCCTCGCGCGTCCTGGTGGTGGCCGTGGCCAACGTGATGAGCGCCCTGTGCTTCGGCCGCCGCTACAGCCACGGCGACGGCGAGTTCCTGCGCATCGTGGGGCGCAACGAGCAGTTCGGGCGGGCGGTGGGCGCCGGCAGCCTGGTGGATGCGCTGCCCTGGCTCCAGCGCTTCCCCAGCCCCGTCCGCGCCGCCTACCGCGCCTTCCGCGACCTCAACCGCGACTTCTACGGCTTCGTCCGCGGCAagttcctgcagcaccagcgCAGCCTgcgccccggggccgccccccgcGACATGATGGACGCCTTCATCCGCCTGCAGCGGGAGCAGCCGCGGCTACAGCTCGAGCACGTGCCCGCCACCGTCACCGACATCTTCGGCGCCAGCCAGGACACCCTCTCCACCGCCCTGCAGTggcttctcatcttcctcatcaG GTACCCAAAAGTGCAGGCTAAAATGCAAGAAGAGGTGGATAGGATTGTTGGAAGAGACCGTCTGCCGTGTGTTGAAGATCAGCCTCACCTGCCCTACATCATGGCTTTCCTGTACGAATCCATGCGTTTCAGCAGCTTTGTGCCTGTGACCATCCCACACGCCACCACAACCAACACCTTCATCATGGGCTACCTCATTCCCAAGGACACTGTCATCTTTGTCAATCAGTGGTCAGTGAATCACGACCCAGCAAAATGGTCCAACCCCGAGGACTTTGACCCAACAAGATTCCTGGATGAGAATGGGTTCATCAATAAAGATCTTACGAGCAGCGTGATGATTTTCTCGCTGGGGAAGCGCCGGTGTATTGGAGAGGAGTTATCCAAGGTGCAGCTCTTTCTCTTTACCTCCATACTGGTGCATCAGTGCAATTTCACTGCTAACCCAAACGAGGACCCTAAAATGGACTTTACCTACGGGCTGACCATTAAACCTAAGCCATTCACCTTGAATGTTACGCTCCGAGATACGATGGATTTGCTCGATCAGGCTGTCCAAAGACTGCAAGCAGAGAAAGCAGCCAGTGAAAGTCAGCTGTCAGCAAATGCCTAA
- the LOC135445756 gene encoding cytochrome P450 1B1 isoform X1, with product MEAACNSMALERLGEALRGIPPLQSSLLLLLCLLAAIHLGKLLLQHQQRRRQGQRRAPPGPFPWPLIGNAAQLGSAPHLSFARLASTYGAVFQLRLGRWPVVVLNGERAIRQALVRQGAAFAGRPPFPSFQLVSGGLSLAFGGYSELWKLHRRAAHATVRAFSTGSPATRRLLERHLVGEARALVALLVRGSAGGAFLDPSRVLVVAVANVMSALCFGRRYSHGDGEFLRIVGRNEQFGRAVGAGSLVDALPWLQRFPSPVRAAYRAFRDLNRDFYGFVRGKFLQHQRSLRPGAAPRDMMDAFIRLQREQPRLQLEHVPATVTDIFGASQDTLSTALQWLLIFLIRYPKVQAKMQEEVDRIVGRDRLPCVEDQPHLPYIMAFLYESMRFSSFVPVTIPHATTTNTFIMGYLIPKDTVIFVNQWSVNHDPAKWSNPEDFDPTRFLDENGFINKDLTSSVMIFSLGKRRCIGEELSKVQLFLFTSILVHQCNFTANPNEDPKMDFTYGLTIKPKPFTLNVTLRDTMDLLDQAVQRLQAEKAASESQLSANA from the exons ATGGAAGCAGCGTGCAACAG CATGGCCCTCGAGAGGCTCGGGGAAGCGCTGCGCGGCATCCCCCCGTTGCAaagctccctcctgctcctgctctgcctgctcgCCGCCATCCACCTGGGcaagctcctcctgcagcatcagcagcGCCGGCGGCAGGGCCAGCGCCGGGCGCCGccgggccctttcccctggccCCTGATCGGCAACGCGGCGCAGCTGGGCAGCGCCCCGCACCTCTCCTTCGCCCGGCTGGCCAGCACCTACGGCGCCGTGTTCCAGCTGCGCCTGGGGCGCTGGCCCGTGGTGGTGCTGAACGGCGAGCGCGCCATCCGCCAGGCCCTCGTCCGCCAGGGGGCCGCCTTCGCGGGCCGCCCGCCCTTCCCGTCCTTTCAGCTGGTGTCGGGCGGGCTCAGCCTGGCCTTCGGCGGATACTCGGAGCTCTGGAAGCTGCACCGGCGGGCGGCGCACGCCACGGTGCGCGCCTTCTCCACGGGCAGCCCCGCCACCCGCCGCCTGCTGGAGCGGCACCTGGTGGGCGAGGCGCGGGCGCTGGTGGCGCTGCTGGTGCGCGGCAGCGCCGGCGGCGCCTTCCTCGACCCCTCGCGCGTCCTGGTGGTGGCCGTGGCCAACGTGATGAGCGCCCTGTGCTTCGGCCGCCGCTACAGCCACGGCGACGGCGAGTTCCTGCGCATCGTGGGGCGCAACGAGCAGTTCGGGCGGGCGGTGGGCGCCGGCAGCCTGGTGGATGCGCTGCCCTGGCTCCAGCGCTTCCCCAGCCCCGTCCGCGCCGCCTACCGCGCCTTCCGCGACCTCAACCGCGACTTCTACGGCTTCGTCCGCGGCAagttcctgcagcaccagcgCAGCCTgcgccccggggccgccccccgcGACATGATGGACGCCTTCATCCGCCTGCAGCGGGAGCAGCCGCGGCTACAGCTCGAGCACGTGCCCGCCACCGTCACCGACATCTTCGGCGCCAGCCAGGACACCCTCTCCACCGCCCTGCAGTggcttctcatcttcctcatcaG GTACCCAAAAGTGCAGGCTAAAATGCAAGAAGAGGTGGATAGGATTGTTGGAAGAGACCGTCTGCCGTGTGTTGAAGATCAGCCTCACCTGCCCTACATCATGGCTTTCCTGTACGAATCCATGCGTTTCAGCAGCTTTGTGCCTGTGACCATCCCACACGCCACCACAACCAACACCTTCATCATGGGCTACCTCATTCCCAAGGACACTGTCATCTTTGTCAATCAGTGGTCAGTGAATCACGACCCAGCAAAATGGTCCAACCCCGAGGACTTTGACCCAACAAGATTCCTGGATGAGAATGGGTTCATCAATAAAGATCTTACGAGCAGCGTGATGATTTTCTCGCTGGGGAAGCGCCGGTGTATTGGAGAGGAGTTATCCAAGGTGCAGCTCTTTCTCTTTACCTCCATACTGGTGCATCAGTGCAATTTCACTGCTAACCCAAACGAGGACCCTAAAATGGACTTTACCTACGGGCTGACCATTAAACCTAAGCCATTCACCTTGAATGTTACGCTCCGAGATACGATGGATTTGCTCGATCAGGCTGTCCAAAGACTGCAAGCAGAGAAAGCAGCCAGTGAAAGTCAGCTGTCAGCAAATGCCTAA